Genomic window (Macaca thibetana thibetana isolate TM-01 chromosome 6, ASM2454274v1, whole genome shotgun sequence):
TGAATGGTTTTAAGAAATTTTGTATATGGAGGATGGAAAtgcttatatatttattgaaaatccttttatttgaaattaaaattatttggtaaATAATTGTTTGATATTTGGGGAGGGTTTTGGAGGGGAGGTAATGTCACTGATAAATTAAAAGCCTGTTGATTTTGCAGAAAGGTACTGTTAGTGACTGATAGGATGCCTTTGTTTTGTACATGAACCAAATCTTTGTTTTACGTTtcttttatccaaaatatttagGCATCTGACATTTTCAACCAGAATTTCAATTACatactgtgatttttatttgttgcAATACATTAAAATTTCAGAGGTACTTTGGGGCTCAAAAGCTAGGATTTCTAAGTCAGTATGTGCATTTCACATGATAAAGCTGTTAATGGTGAGCAAAGTATTATATACTAACTAGATTTTTCCACATCTGTAtagtatattatatgtattttgtgGTATTGAGAGTATAGAAAGTTTAGAGTGTCAAACATGcgtttaatgtgtatttttaaacaaatttatggcaattaaaatatttggagacAAGGGTATCACATTTCAATTTGTAAAGATCTTTTTAACTTTACTGTGTCATTAAGATGCTTTGTACAATGCCAAACCATAGCTGGAGAAACTAAgtttaataaatatcaaatagATTTTCTGTATTAAAGTTAATGAACACTGTGCTCTTTATATTTCTTCAACTGAGCCCTTTTCATACAATTCCTGTTTTGTGTCTTAAGGTCCATTACTACTCTTTAAAAGTCTGTTCCCGCCAGCTGAGGTTTCATTTTCTGATTACAGAAATTCTGAACTTGCTGGCCATGGGTCCTTGTGCATATGTCAAAATTCACCTTGTCCCAACATAAATCTCTTTTGGTGCTTTTGGTGGCTTGGGCTTTTATTGCTTTATTAAACTAGatctttctttctgttctacCTTATGTTCAGGCAGTCATAGACAAACCTGGGTGCTTCATTAGATGGCAAGTGCCAagcttgaccttttttttttttttttttttttttgagacagagtctctctctttctcacccaggctggagtgcagtggcatgatctcggctcactgcagcctccgcctcccaggtccaagtgattctcctgcctcagcctcccaagcttgACCACCTTTGACACCTCCCTGAAGAGTTATGGAATGAAGGGATCCACAACTTAAGAACTTGCTGAAGTTGATTACGGAGCTGTTGATTATGTAGCTCTCACCACACTTTCCAGATTGAGAAGTTAACACATTATTGGGcaatgctgtttttttctttagtatacAAAGTGAATCCTTCTTTCCCTCAAAAGCTTGAATTCCAAACTGCTAAAATTTCAATTTGAGACATTTAATAGTATCCatagaaaaataaactctaaatTGACAAGTTTAGTTATACTTATCCATATATCAACATTCTAAGAAGAAATGGAGACCAATTTAAAGCATACATCTgcctttaaatattaaaaatacaagattgcTTCACTTGTGTGTCTCCAGCCAAAATGCAGCTAATCAATATTCCATAGAACGGAGCATTGTCAGAGGTGACTGCTGTCCTTTCTTCCCCTGGTATGTACATCATTCCTGGGCCACACTTAAGGAACAGCGTCTTTTTCTAGGGGAAAAGAAAGGGTAGTTTAAGACTGGGTCTAGGAATGACCAGGGCCACCTATGCTGCATTTCCTTCCTCTTCACTTGATCTATCCAGTTCAGGAAAGACTGAAGAATGGAAAGGCACCACTCTTTCATGGTACCCACATGGAGCTGTTCTTGGCTCCTAACGCCTAATGGATTTTCCATGGAGCTCCCAGTCTCAGCCTAGAACTCCTCCATCCCAGCTTTATTCTTAGGTTCATGTGTCCCCTCGTCACTCCTCTGCCCAGCTCTCCAGGGCTCTCTGGCCCAACCCTACTCCCAGGTTCGTGGAGTACCTGCATAGCCTTGTGATACACTCAGAATCATCCCGGCAGGAGGCTCCAATGGGCCTGAGGGAAACCCCTCTCCAAAATGGGGTCATTCTCCGTGGCCTTCTCTTTGCTGAACTCACTTCTGGTATTGGGGAGCCATCTGTCTGTAGGGCAAAGACATTCAGATATGGAAGTGTTGACACCCTGCTGCACACCTTGGAAGAATGATCATTCCCCAGATGCTGTAGACCCAGAACAGAGGAACCATTCCTCAGGACTGAGTCTAGCTTTCAAGttccaccaccactatcatctccacactccacacatacacatatgtatccTTCCCTCCTTACCTGGCCCAACAGCAAGAGGAAGATCATGAGGACTGCACAAAGTTTGAGGTGCCACATCTTGACAGAGGGAGGATGTTGGAGCCTGAAAGCCAGGGACAGTTCCTACTTCCTT
Coding sequences:
- the LEAP2 gene encoding liver-expressed antimicrobial peptide 2, giving the protein MWHLKLCAVLMIFLLLLGQTDGSPIPEVSSAKRRPRRMTPFWRGVSLRPIGASCRDDSECITRLCRKRRCSLSVAQE